DNA from Clarias gariepinus isolate MV-2021 ecotype Netherlands chromosome 11, CGAR_prim_01v2, whole genome shotgun sequence:
gaatcaccagggaccagctcatacgatattatcatgatagCTAGGTGTGATTTGTTTTGCGGTTCTGTTagtattatgattttataaatattgtgatTCAATGATATTTAATGatagttatttttctttaaattctaaacaaacttagcaaatgaTTTGCTTCTATCACACAGAATGCTGTGCCaatgcctgccaatgtgtgaatagagcatgccacctgtaggattctAGAGGATTGGCAACATTTTACAACCTCAAATATAAACatccattaattaaaaatgattttaaaaatttattttgcagACAGTGTGGTGATGTGTTATGCAATGCAATCGTTTTATTTCTCATCTCCAATTATGGTtatgtattgtttaaaaaattgtttatcaAACTATAACCGTATTGTTAGATGTTTCTTAAATCGTTGTAATGATGATCGGTGATTCATGAACAGATTTGATGTGTTTGTGTAGGTGAGCAGTAATGGTGCAGCTGCTTCAGGCCAGGTTGCACAGACAGGTGTGACTGCACAGgaccaacaacagcagcagcagcagcagcaacccAACGCCTGGCAAGTCATTAAGGGCGTCCTTTTCCGGTGAGTTCGTATGTCAGTGAGCTGCCTGCTGCAAAAACAGAAAGCTTTGTGATGATCATCTTTCTGGCAGATTGGAAGGAAAAGCTGTGCACATTAGTTGTATAGTGACAGTGATGTACAGTGTAACAGTGCTCAGTTATATCACCAGTTCTTTTGGTTATGTAATCATACCCCTTAGTCATAAcccttcattttattttaaaaatagttcaGACTGCATGCTACCATCCCTGAGTTCTTCTCTCATGTAGCAGTTTGACAAGTTTGGAAATTAACACAATCTTCATTTAGGAGCAGTAATTTATAACATTGTTAATTAGAGTAGCACTTGTCCTAGTGGACTACTTTTAAGGATTCTTGTTATTCATGGCCAATATCATCAAGCTACTTTGATTTAGAGCTttagatctatctatctatgtgtatatattatgtACATTCGTACgtatggacatacagtacatacgcCAATTCTAGGCCAATTCCAAGTCACAAGGCAAATATCAGCTGATAAACCGAATCATTACTAGTATTTATGGTGCATTGGTGtaattgttcctttttcaggatCTTCATAATATGGGCCATCAGCAGCTGGTTTCGCAGAGGACCATCAACCCCTGACCCCAGCACCCCTGCAGGCGCACCCCGAGTGCCCAGCCGCAACCTTTTCCCCAAGGACACCCTTATGGTACTGTGCTAGAAACATAAACATAAGTATTACAGTGACGTCTTATCTGTTGTTAAGGTCTGCTCTGGCTGTGAACCAGATGGCTTGGGTTCTGCAATGCTTAATGCTTTATCTGCCATTGATATGCCTGAAGCTAGATGAAGAATAGAATGAATAGTGAATAGAAATGCCGACATTTAGATTTCTGATTCCCCCATATAGAGGCTTGCTTTCTGATTCACTGTTATGCAGTAAGCTGTGCTATGTTTATGACACACAGATGTGTTTAATAATGACACAAGCAACAatgagtgttttcttttttttctaggaTCTTTATGTGTATTTATCTGAAAAGGAGGTATTTTCAGACTTCAACAGCACAGAAGCTTTGTTTTGGTTTCAGCGGGATCTGGTCTATGGAGACTGGACCACGGGAGAAGCAGGGGATGGCTGCTATGAGCATCACATGGAACTGGACACACCTGAGGTAAAGAGTATTTCAGGGCAGTAATTGTCATGTAAACTAGAGATTCAAGGATACCATACATATAGTAACAAATACCTTTGTTTCAGACAATAGATTTGTTATAAAAGAGACGAGTATTAAGATATGTATAAAGACTGTATAAAGCTGAAGGAGGCAGTGGGTTTTAAAGGAAATACCCCTGTATCCTCATGCACAGATTTTCAGCTACACAAcgaatttattaaatttagttGTGTGGACTGATGGCAATTTTATATAAACCTAACCACAGACACTTTAGCTGCTCATGAATTGTGCTTAATGGAATCTTAAGTTGTCCACTGTGGTATTTTGTGTGAATTAAAGCTAAATCTGGAAAGCAGGGCTAACTTCATCCTATGAATATTGATATATTTATTGCCAGACTAGATGCAATTAATCTGAGTTTCTTATACAGAGTGTGCAGAAGAACGGCTCTATATACATCCACGTGTACCTCACCAAGAGTGGCTTCCATCCGGATCCAAAACGCAAAGGCCAGTATCGCAGACTGGCCACCGTTCATGCTACACGAAGTGAGTCAGACAATAAGAGttcacaataataaaaagtggCACAATTTCAGTGCTGAGACTCGGGTAATAACTGCATACTTGCTTAATTCTGTACCAGTGCTAAACAAGTTCAAGCGGAGGAAGTTTCTAAAGACAAAGAACTTGCTGACAGGAGAGACAGAAGCTGATCCTGAGATGATTAAGGTCTGTGTTAATATAAACTCTATCAGCTGGTTCAGTGCAACCCTAAAACAGTTTACCTGTTAATCAGATGTGGAATaagaaaatgtttgtgtgtgttttatagcgTGCAGAAAGTCATGGTCCAGTGGAGATTATATCTCACTGGCATCCTAACCTGACTATCAACATGGTGGATGATCACACAGCCTGGGTCAAAGGATCGGTGCCCCCGCCCCTTGATCAACGTAAGTATTTACATCCTCAGCAGCCTGTCTATCTTTGTAATGTTGAGTACCAaaaattctttctttatttctctcagaTGTCCAGTTTGATGCAGTGAGTGGTGACTACTACCCCATCGTTTACTTCAACGATTACTGGAACCTGCAGAAAGATTACTACCCCATAAATGAGACTCTAAAGAAGCTGCCCCTGCGCCTGACCTACTGCCCGCTCTCTCTGTGGCGCTGGCAGCTTTATGCAGCTCAGAATGCCCGCTCGCCTTGGAACTTCCTGAGCGAGGACACGTACGAGCAGTCTGATGAAGACCAGGACTCTGTCAAGGTCTAACCTGATATTTAAGATTCTTGTCATTATCCCTGCTCACTTGGAGATTTTTTCTAATGAAATTTTGCTCAACAGGTGGCACTGCTTGAGACTAATCCCTACCTACTAGGCCTGACTATCGTCGTCTCAATTGTGCACAGCATCTTTGAGTTCTTGGCTTTCAAGAATGGTGAGTTTCATGGGCAGTTTTCCAAACTGTTTATGCAGTAGAAATCAGGTTAGGATCAGGAGGATAGCTACCTCTTAATGATTTTCTTTGTGCAATGGATTAGCAACAAAAAGGgaaacaaatataattttgcaatttcattaattatttttagacattAAAGCAAAGAAATGTTGTCAATTGTGTTAAACAAAAACTTTCATAATgtcaacatttaaataaaataataaacatttaatcagATTAAATCCAATATGAGGCAggaatatgtattttatttaatgatatatactctttttttaaatcacttttattcAGAGGTCAgtactaatatatatttttttctttttaaaaaaaataaaataagtatgtTTATATAGAATTGGGATACACTCTATAGTATAGAGTTCTAGTAcaagtatttttattataacctGGTTTTATTGGATTGGATGTGTTCTGAACACTGCGTGTAGATTTTGTTGGCAAGATCTGACCTGGTCAAAGTATTTAGCAGTTTGACGGTGTGAAAATACAATTAGCGCATGTGCAAGATAAAAACTCAGGAATGAGTCTAAATGTAACACCATACAGCAGGATTGTTTTTGGGTTAAACTTCTTCCAGTTGAATGTTTCTAATGTATCTTTTTAAAATCTCTCTACATCAGGGGTTTCAAACTGGATCCAGAAAGGGCAATGATGTAGGTGCAGAATTTCGTTCCAACCAAGCTTAACCTACACCCACTAGTTTATTGAATATCAAAAACGACTAATTGAACAGACATGGCTTCTACTTGGTTGGTGTGAAAGCCCGCACTCACATTGCCCTCTCTGGATCCAGTTTGTGCCCTGCTTTACAGCTTCCATTTTAATCTGGTCCCATCAGATTACAGACATCCCTTTAACCAGTATGATTTTTGTGACACCAGAGAACACACATTAATTGGTCTGCATAATActgctaaatatttttttctgtatatcaTAGTTTTAAGTTAGAATTGTACATAATCAGTGACTATGCTTATTAACATATGGTTATATTCACTTTTAGaacttataatttaaaaaaatgcagtactgtagttaaaaaattctccttttttattctgtgaccattattttgtgtttctctCATCCCCTTTCTGTCACTCAGATATCCAGTTTTGGAACAGTCGTCAGTCTTTAGAGGGGCTGTCTGTGCGCTCCATCATATTTGGCGTGTTCCAGTCCCTTGTGGTGCTTCTCTACATCCTGGATAACGAGACCAACTTTGTGGTGCAGGTCAGCGTCTTTATTGGGCTGCTTATTGACTTCTGGAAGATCACCAAAGTCATGGACGTCAAGGTGAGTGgcaacaacctttttttttccaggttgcACCTCTGCTGTTGaataaaaactatttctaaTGTAATCTCGTCTCCGGTCTTTTCAGCTGGACAGAGAGAACAAGATTGCAGGAGTACTTCCACGATTGATATTCAAAGACAAGTCCACATACGTCGAATCTTCAACTAAAATCTATGATGATGTAAGTGAGCTGTTCAGTGGAgacatttgaaattatttttaaagacgTACAAGTTTGATTTCTGTTTGCTCTTTTATCTAGATGGCCTTTAAGTACCTGTCCTGGTTCCTGTACCCGCTCTTCGGGTGCTATGCTGTTTACAGCCTACTCTATGTAGAGCACAAAGGCTGGTACTCATGGGTGCTCAGCATGCTCTATGGATTCTTGTTAACATTCGGTGAGTGCAGATTGCATAAATTCCATATTGATCACTTCATAAATGTTAGTTATATATCCAAGACAGATTAGAAGTAGATGAGCAGACCTTTTGGAGCTGCAAGTCTGAATGTCAAAAGACTAGTTTAAAAATCTTATCACACACAGTTTGCTTAACCATTTCATCAGGGTATTAAAATGGGGttattacatgtactgtaataaataaagtatagcTATGAGAAGAAGTCAGTTACACTAGTCAGTCACGCATTAACGCACAGACATGATGGTGGGGATGGAAACAAGAAGCACgtttgtgaaataaaacaacttCACATGGCTGCTGGAGCATGCAGAGATGTTTAAAGGTGTATTTTCCATGTGGTATAAGTTTCCATGACTAAATGTGTATGTGTCCATGTAACACAACATTCGcattatccttccaggttttaatagtATGTTAAAcaatcaactttgtggaagagaTGTTACAAAACAATTGTGAGCAGAGATCACTTGAGCACTTGGTAACATTACATTTGACAGTAGAAATCCAAAAAAGGTAGAAGCAATGTCTTTCCCACATAAAGTATGTTTGCATAccgtttttaaaaatctgtccatCTGCCATTTGTGATCGACGAACTTGCATGTAAACTGTACTGCTACTGGAATATGTGAATGACATCACAACAATGCAGAACTATATACAAGATGCTAAAgctataaaactatatatataaaatatagccCTCCTAATAATTGGATCGCTTCTACATGCCAGAATGCACttcttcattaaaaaatgaAGTTCATAAAATCTTATTTTAGGGTAAGaagcaacattcattattaatttcaCATCATATTAATAACATCACTTTCACCACATACCCTATGTCATGGAGGTTTAGCCAACAAGtgtaaaatgtattcatttaaatCAGAGATTACATATGTACTGTTTAAAATCTAAGTCCGCTGTTGCTTGACGCATTTGATGGACATCTAATTTAAAACCGAGCTGCCAAACTAAACACACGCCTCAGCTTTTCATAATCAATTCCTTACCTTTTGTTCTTAATTGTGTGTTTTCTGGTATTCAGCCTTGTAGTAGTGTTTTGGCTGTACACATGAGCATGTTTTTAGTCTGTGGTCCTCTTGTGTATGTATAAACACACAAGGTATTAAACCAAACTGCTTTGCTCCTGTTTGTGGATAAAGAGGTTTTTACTGAGGGTATTATTCCCAACTTAAGCTCATGATGACCCTCATCATGATTATGACAAAAATATGTATACCCTTCCAGTTCTAGTTCCACTGAACATGGTATTACTAGACTACCCTGGTTAGATACACATGCGATTAAGCCTTTGATCGCTTTATCtaaaacagaacaaacagaTTTGACCTGAACTAAAATGTCAGGAATGGTATGTATTGAAAAGGAAGActtagtttgttttgtttatgtatttttttattacaggcTTCATTACAATGACGCCACAGCTGTTCATCAACTATAAGATGAAGTCAGTGGCGCACCTTCCTTGGAGAATGCTCACTTATAAAGCATTAAACACATTCATAGATGAC
Protein-coding regions in this window:
- the clptm1 gene encoding putative lipid scramblase CLPTM1, which translates into the protein MAAQETEATQQSTVSNGEVSSNGAAASGQVAQTGVTAQDQQQQQQQQQPNAWQVIKGVLFRIFIIWAISSWFRRGPSTPDPSTPAGAPRVPSRNLFPKDTLMDLYVYLSEKEVFSDFNSTEALFWFQRDLVYGDWTTGEAGDGCYEHHMELDTPESVQKNGSIYIHVYLTKSGFHPDPKRKGQYRRLATVHATRMLNKFKRRKFLKTKNLLTGETEADPEMIKRAESHGPVEIISHWHPNLTINMVDDHTAWVKGSVPPPLDQHVQFDAVSGDYYPIVYFNDYWNLQKDYYPINETLKKLPLRLTYCPLSLWRWQLYAAQNARSPWNFLSEDTYEQSDEDQDSVKVALLETNPYLLGLTIVVSIVHSIFEFLAFKNDIQFWNSRQSLEGLSVRSIIFGVFQSLVVLLYILDNETNFVVQVSVFIGLLIDFWKITKVMDVKLDRENKIAGVLPRLIFKDKSTYVESSTKIYDDMAFKYLSWFLYPLFGCYAVYSLLYVEHKGWYSWVLSMLYGFLLTFGFITMTPQLFINYKMKSVAHLPWRMLTYKALNTFIDDLFAFVIRMPMMYRIGCLRDDVVFFIYLYQRWIYRVDPNRVNEYGTSGLDHNSENSAQASVGETASAAITDKPEEEKKND